CACGAAATCCCCAATCTGAAAGGATTCGCCACGCGGAGCGGGGCTCCTCGTTTGCCAATGCAATCTTATGAATCACACCAGAAAGTTCTTTATCTATACACGAAAGAGTACCGATACGGAAGATCGGCAGGTCAGAAGCATTTCGGATCAACTGGCCGAACTCAAAGAATTGGCGGTAAAAGAAAATATCGAGGTTGTTGATGTCTTTGTGGAAAAACAGACCGCCAAAGTCCCCGGCCGACCAGTCTTTAATGAAATGCTTCTACGTATCGAAGCAAATGAAGCGAGCGGGATTTTATCGTGGCATCCCGATCGTTTGGCTCGAAACTCCGTAGATGGTGGCAAGATCATCTATTTGCTCGATACGGGAAAAATAACCGAACTGAAATTTCCAACGTTCTGGTGTGATCCGACACCGCAAGGAAAGTTCATGCTCTCCATCGCTTTTTCCCAATCCAAGTATTACGTGGACAATTTGAGTGAAAATATCAAGCGTGGGCACCGCAACAAAGTGAAGGATGGTATCTGGCCTCAAATGGCTCCTCTGGGGTATGTAAACGTCAAAGGAAGAGGTATTGCGCCACATCCAGAGCTTGCGCCCCTCATATGCAAGGCATTTGAGGCCTACGCCACAGGCAACTTCACTTTGCGTCAGATTCGCGAAAAGTTTAACGCGCTTGGATTGAAAGGAAAAAGTACAGAGCTTTCAGTGTCGAACTATCAGACGATTCTCCATAACCCTATCTACTGCGGATTGATCCGCTACAATGGCGAAATCTACGAAGGTAAGTACGAGCCGATTATCCCAAAGAAACTTTTTGATCTCTGTCAGGAAGTGATGACAAGAAAGAGCAAGCCGAAAGGCAAAGGTTTGAAAACATATTTGTATCGAGGATTTTTCCGTTGCGGAGAATGCGGGTGTTTCATTACAACCGAAACACAAAAAGGTCATAACTATTTGCGATGTACGAAACGGAAAAATCCTTGTTTGCAAAAATATGTCCGTGAAGAACTCATCACTTCTCAAATTAAAGAAGAAATCAAAAAAGTTTCTTTGCCACTCGATTGGGCAAATTGGATGATTGTCGAAAATGAAAAAGACCGACAATCAGAAAATCAACCAAGCGAGCTTTTTGCTCAAAAAACCAAAGATGAAATTTCTCTTTTGGATTCTAAAATTGAGAAGCTGATGACTGCGTATTTAGAGAGTGTGCTTTCATTGGAAGAATATCGAACAATGAAAAGCAAGCTGGTCAATCAAAAACAGCTTCTCAAAGAGAAATTGGCTGCTTTTGAGCAAAAAGCGAATAATCGGTTCGAACTCACTAACAAGTTTCTAAAACTCAATCTGGAAGCCAAGGAATTGGCAAACGAGCGAACAGACGAAGAAAATCTTCATCTGTTCAAAAAGATCGGTTCGAACTTTATTTTGGAAGCTCGAACCATATCTTTTGAGCCCCGCTCCGCGTGGCGCATCCTCTCAGATCGGGGATTTCGTGGGGGGAACGCAGAACAGACGGCGCTACGCGTCGACGCTATTTCTTCTCCAATTTTGAATTCCGAATTTTTGCGGAGAGGGAGGGATTCGAACCCTCGAGAGTTGTAACACTCTACCACGTTAGCAGTGTGGGGCCTTCAGCCGCTCGGCCACCTCTCCTTTTTTGCTTTATCTAAGCCATTTTATATCTTTCCAAGTGTTTCGGATTATGTGTCCCGACGACCTGAAAATACTTTTCGACATCCTTCCTCGCTTCTATACGTATATCCCAACCATTTTTCATTATGCGGTGTTTGATACCTAAAATCAAGAGGATCTCACTCGCTGACTGGAGAAGCGGATGTGATCGACTGGTAAAACCAATCTTTTTGTAACAATATCTCTTCCCTTTTGAGAGGTACTTATGCAGTATAATACAACCATCAGTATCAATCAAGCCACGCAGGCAAGCAATGGAATAGCACTGATTTTTCTTTACCCATAACGGAATGTCGACTTGTTGCTTTACTTTGTTCCCCTGCTTCAATCCTAGTTCATCAATAAGATACGTGATGAGAGCAGTTCGTGAGACCATAATACGTTCAGCAAGAAATTTCTTATTCAGACAAACCCCAAAAGAAACCTCAAAAAGATTGTTGATTAATTGCTGAACAAATATTGAGTACTTTTTATC
This DNA window, taken from Candidatus Moraniibacteriota bacterium, encodes the following:
- a CDS encoding recombinase family protein, which codes for MNHTRKFFIYTRKSTDTEDRQVRSISDQLAELKELAVKENIEVVDVFVEKQTAKVPGRPVFNEMLLRIEANEASGILSWHPDRLARNSVDGGKIIYLLDTGKITELKFPTFWCDPTPQGKFMLSIAFSQSKYYVDNLSENIKRGHRNKVKDGIWPQMAPLGYVNVKGRGIAPHPELAPLICKAFEAYATGNFTLRQIREKFNALGLKGKSTELSVSNYQTILHNPIYCGLIRYNGEIYEGKYEPIIPKKLFDLCQEVMTRKSKPKGKGLKTYLYRGFFRCGECGCFITTETQKGHNYLRCTKRKNPCLQKYVREELITSQIKEEIKKVSLPLDWANWMIVENEKDRQSENQPSELFAQKTKDEISLLDSKIEKLMTAYLESVLSLEEYRTMKSKLVNQKQLLKEKLAAFEQKANNRFELTNKFLKLNLEAKELANERTDEENLHLFKKIGSNFILEARTISFEPRSAWRILSDRGFRGGNAEQTALRVDAISSPILNSEFLRRGRDSNPREL